Proteins from one Setaria italica strain Yugu1 chromosome V, Setaria_italica_v2.0, whole genome shotgun sequence genomic window:
- the LOC101767478 gene encoding protein trichome birefringence-like 19, giving the protein MKLHWMLRFLFGPVPVYFSALAILIVLTNAQYFGLVGVGVAPRAAKLASTTPVVSVMKYCDIFRGEWVPDTEAPYYNHKTCHMIQEHQNCLKYGRPDLGFLKWRWRPSGCELPRFDPLQFLQFARGKSLAFVGDSLARNHMQSLLCLLSQVAYPKDVSANPTDQNKVYHYRAYNFTISMFWSPFLVRTRAPDNDGPAHMGHWSLYLDEPDESWVSQISRFDYVLVSAANWFSRPSLFYEKRRLIGCSFCSRQYGVPDLTLYYSQRRAWRVALRAINDLEHLRGRVIVRMLSPMSHFENGTWDQGGDCRRTQPLRANETAMEGRDLHFYTAQMEEFRAAEKAAREKGRRLMLMDATAAMLMRPDGHPSRYGHWPNEKVQLYNDCIHWCLPGPIDIWNDMLFQMLLA; this is encoded by the exons ATGAAGCTCCACTGGATGCTGCGGTTCCTGTTCGGGCCGGTGCCGGTCTACTTCTCGGCGCTGGCCATCCTCATCGTGCTCACCAACGCGCAGTACTTCGGGCTGGTGGGCGTCGGCgtggcgccgcgcgccgccaagCTCGCCTCCACCACCCCCGTGGTGAGCGTCATGAAGTACTGCGACATCTTCCGCGGGGAGTGGGTGCCGGACACGGAGGCGCCCTACTACAACCACAAGACGTGCCACATGATCCAGGAGCACCAGAACTGCCTCAAGTACGGGCGCCCCGACCTCGGGTTCCTcaagtggcggtggcggccctCCGGCTGCGAGCTCCCGCGCTTCGACCCGCTCCAGTTCCTGCAGTTCGCCCGCGGCAAGTCGCTCGCCTTCGTCGGGGACTCGCTCGCCAGGAACCACATGCAGTCGCTGCTCTGCCTCCTCTCCCAG GTGGCGTATCCCAAGGACGTGTCGGCGAACCCGACGGACCAGAACAAGGTGTACCACTACCGGGCGTACAACTTCACCATCAGCATGTTCTGGTCGCCGTTCCTGGTGCGCACGCGGGCGCCGGACAACGACGGGCCGGCGCACATGGGGCACTGGAGCCTCTACCTCGACGAGCCCGACGAGAGCTGGGTGTCCCAGATCTCCCGCTTCGACTACGTGCTGGTGTCGGCGGCCAACTGGTTCTCCCGCCCCTCCCTCTTCTACGAGAAGCGGCGGCTGATCGGGTGCAGCTTCTGCAGCCGGCAGTACGGCGTCCCAGACCTGACGCTCTACTACTCGCAGCGCCGCGCGTGGCGCGTGGCGCTGCGCGCCATCAACGACCTGGAGCACCTCCGCGGGCGCGTCATCGTGCGGATGCTCTCCCCGATGTCGCACTTCGAGAACGGGACGTGGGACCAGGGCGGCGACTGCCGGCGCACGCAGCCGCTGCGGGCGAACGAAACGGCCATGGAGGGGCGGGACCTGCACTTCTACACCGCGCAGATGGAGGAGTTCCGCGCGGCGGAGAAGGCCGCCCGGGAGAAGGGGCGGCGGCTGATGCTCATGGACGCGACGGCGGCCATGTTGATGCGGCCCGACGGCCACCCCAGCCGGTACGGGCACTGGCCCAACGAGAAGGTGCAGCTCTACAACGACTGCATCCACTGGTGCCTGCCCGGGCCCATCGACATCTGGAACGACATGCTCTTCCAGATGCTCCTCGCCTAG